In one window of Bacillales bacterium DNA:
- a CDS encoding alpha-glucosidase: protein MKKYWWKEAVVYQIYPRSFMDADGDGIGDLQGIIQKLDHLRELGVDVIWLSPVYDSPNDDNGYDIRDYQAIMAEFGNMQDFDSLLEEAHRRNLKIMMDLVVNHTSDEHAWFIESRQSKDAPKRDFYIWKDSKDGGPPNNWEAAFKGSAWEYDKASGQYYLHLFSRKQPDLNWENSSLREKVYETMKWWLDKGIDGFRMDVINFISKDQRFPDGPIHEGNAYGDGSEFFMNGPRIHEFLQEMNDKVLSKYNIITVGEMPGVSVEEAKRYTGENRNELHMVFHFDHVGLGDGPDGKWNDGPWKLTDLKKIFSKWQEGLEEDGWNSLYWSNHDQPRAVSRFGNDSPQYREKSAKMLAVCLHMLKGTPYIYQGEEIGMTNAAFDSIEDYRDIETLNSYREFVESDQMSVEEMMSGIKARSRDNARTPMQWSGAAHAGFTVGEPWISVNPNYKYINVEEQRNQPGSVFQFYKKLIELRKTYDVIVYGRYEMLAEDDEHIYAYKRTLGDETLLVVCNFSDQSRVFQWPERLSVENGELLITNQEAGSSRVDGHVEPYEAFVYYFPK, encoded by the coding sequence ATGAAAAAATATTGGTGGAAGGAAGCCGTTGTTTATCAAATTTATCCACGCAGCTTTATGGATGCTGACGGCGACGGCATTGGCGATTTGCAAGGCATTATTCAAAAGCTCGACCATTTGCGCGAGCTAGGAGTGGATGTGATTTGGTTGTCGCCGGTCTATGATTCTCCGAACGACGACAACGGATATGATATTCGTGATTATCAAGCGATTATGGCTGAGTTTGGCAATATGCAAGACTTTGATTCATTGCTCGAGGAAGCCCATCGCCGAAACTTGAAAATCATGATGGATCTTGTCGTGAACCATACGTCGGACGAACATGCGTGGTTTATTGAATCAAGACAATCAAAGGACGCTCCAAAGCGAGATTTTTACATATGGAAAGATTCGAAGGACGGCGGTCCGCCAAACAATTGGGAGGCAGCGTTCAAAGGTTCGGCCTGGGAATACGATAAGGCTTCCGGGCAATATTATCTTCATTTGTTTAGTCGAAAGCAGCCAGATTTAAATTGGGAAAATTCTTCCCTTCGAGAGAAAGTTTACGAGACGATGAAATGGTGGCTGGATAAGGGAATTGACGGATTCCGGATGGATGTTATCAATTTCATTTCGAAAGATCAACGTTTTCCAGACGGACCGATTCATGAAGGGAATGCTTACGGAGACGGCAGCGAGTTTTTCATGAACGGGCCGAGAATTCACGAGTTTTTACAAGAAATGAACGATAAAGTGTTATCAAAATACAACATTATCACAGTTGGCGAAATGCCGGGGGTTTCCGTTGAGGAAGCCAAGCGGTATACCGGCGAAAATCGCAATGAATTGCATATGGTGTTTCATTTTGACCATGTCGGTCTCGGTGATGGTCCGGACGGAAAATGGAATGACGGACCGTGGAAACTCACCGATTTGAAAAAGATATTCAGCAAATGGCAGGAAGGCTTGGAGGAAGATGGTTGGAACAGCTTGTATTGGAGCAATCACGACCAGCCGCGAGCAGTATCGCGATTTGGCAATGACAGTCCACAATATCGGGAAAAGTCAGCGAAAATGTTGGCGGTTTGCCTTCATATGCTGAAAGGCACTCCGTATATTTACCAAGGTGAGGAAATCGGAATGACGAATGCGGCGTTCGATTCGATTGAGGATTACCGCGACATCGAAACGTTGAACAGCTACCGAGAGTTTGTCGAGAGCGATCAAATGAGTGTCGAGGAAATGATGAGCGGCATAAAGGCGCGAAGCAGAGACAACGCGAGAACTCCGATGCAATGGAGCGGCGCGGCGCATGCCGGATTCACCGTCGGAGAACCTTGGATCAGCGTAAACCCGAATTACAAATATATTAACGTCGAGGAACAGCGGAACCAACCTGGGTCGGTCTTTCAATTTTATAAAAAATTGATTGAGCTGCGTAAAACGTATGACGTCATAGTTTACGGACGCTATGAGATGTTGGCCGAAGATGACGAGCATATATATGCTTATAAGCGAACTTTAGGGGATGAGACGCTTCTGGTCGTTTGTAATTTTTCGGACCAATCTCGCGTTTTTCAATGGCCGGAACGACTTTCAGTGGAAAACGGGGAGCTGCTCATTACGAATCAAGAAGCAGGCAGCAGCCGTGTCGATGGTCATGTAGAGCCGTATGAAGCATTTGTTTATTACTTTCCAAAATAA
- a CDS encoding extracellular solute-binding protein, whose translation MKRWLSTFLVTVLGVSLLAGCSAGGSEAGGSGEQIQLELFSNKSESIDTYKQLIEQFEEKNPNINIKLSAPPEAETVLKTRLTKNDLPDIISMGATQTYGELARAGVLKDFSDYKKLETIQPAYVKMIGKVVGPDKEGVFGIPYATNANGVIYNKTKFEKLGFEIPQTWDQFISQLEKAKQAGEIPIYFTLKDPWTAMVTWNSLGANLAPDNFAQLKNQGKATFQEEYKDVAKHFLQLLDYGQKDVFGVGYGDGNKAFANGKGVFYLQGNWAIPEIVKANPDVKLGMFAFPATNNPEKNRLVSGVDVLLTITESSDHPEAAKKFIDFMLKKETAQKYTDEQAAFSAVKGVFQKDKTFEDIKTNFENGTITGFPDHFYPAGLQAANLVQAFLIKKNTEQFLKKMDTTWNKVLER comes from the coding sequence ATGAAAAGATGGTTGTCAACATTTTTGGTCACAGTTTTAGGGGTGTCGTTATTAGCGGGATGCAGTGCGGGAGGTTCTGAAGCCGGAGGATCGGGGGAGCAAATTCAACTTGAACTTTTCTCTAACAAGTCTGAAAGTATTGATACTTATAAGCAGTTAATTGAACAATTTGAAGAAAAAAACCCGAACATTAACATTAAGTTGTCTGCTCCGCCAGAGGCGGAAACTGTCTTAAAAACGAGACTGACAAAAAATGATTTGCCGGATATCATATCGATGGGAGCAACCCAGACTTACGGTGAACTCGCCCGTGCAGGTGTGTTAAAAGATTTTTCGGATTACAAGAAGCTTGAAACGATCCAGCCTGCTTACGTAAAAATGATTGGAAAAGTTGTCGGACCGGATAAGGAAGGCGTCTTCGGCATTCCGTACGCAACAAATGCAAACGGTGTCATTTATAACAAAACGAAATTTGAGAAGTTAGGATTTGAAATTCCACAAACGTGGGACCAATTTATTTCGCAACTGGAAAAAGCGAAACAAGCCGGTGAAATTCCGATTTACTTTACTTTGAAAGATCCTTGGACAGCAATGGTCACATGGAATTCTTTAGGTGCAAACTTGGCCCCGGATAACTTTGCCCAATTGAAGAATCAAGGAAAAGCGACTTTTCAGGAAGAGTATAAGGATGTCGCCAAGCATTTCTTACAGCTGTTGGATTACGGGCAAAAAGATGTATTCGGCGTCGGTTACGGCGACGGAAACAAAGCGTTTGCCAACGGTAAAGGGGTCTTTTATTTACAAGGAAACTGGGCCATTCCCGAAATTGTGAAAGCAAATCCGGATGTGAAACTGGGCATGTTCGCATTCCCTGCAACGAATAATCCTGAGAAAAACCGCCTTGTTTCCGGTGTAGACGTATTGTTGACGATTACTGAATCAAGCGACCATCCTGAAGCCGCCAAGAAGTTCATCGACTTTATGCTGAAAAAAGAAACTGCACAAAAGTATACCGATGAACAGGCGGCATTCTCGGCAGTGAAGGGAGTATTTCAGAAAGACAAAACTTTCGAAGACATTAAGACGAACTTTGAAAATGGCACGATCACCGGGTTCCCGGACCATTTTTATCCGGCAGGATTGCAGGCGGCAAACCTCGTTCAAGCCTTTTTAATTAAGAAAAATACAGAACAATTCTTGAAGAAGATGGATACGACGTGGAACAAAGTTTTGGAAAGGTAA